The Montipora capricornis isolate CH-2021 chromosome 6, ASM3666992v2, whole genome shotgun sequence genome has a window encoding:
- the LOC138051266 gene encoding uncharacterized protein isoform X2, with product MGEYVHIRLRSSSLAYAGRVEISKDGENWGTICDQDWDLNDALVICRQLTYSFAEAAVPMAGFGKGSGSIFIRDIDCKGSESTILQCKHDSWESHDINKSCDHSMDVGVLCSPPNKMFSTTLLITVLVCGMALSYILNIWLTYYICCKTKRRRKRHLTLVQQNKALARITASQGRLENLAFEHDLDENNSQPGNQEDPGQKGIDDTPPKKASQVQHAPNSDNAGWQEEEEEPHVYQRIESCLSNPPITNYSLISETDGHRPSVKQPITQTPPKSTYQPLSPQLRAKTKNDKKGDNQQNINLYQQLQLKNEESQSSSAMHDNGNRINDTSFPDYIEIISDEEFANITKETTTPLFETEVTKTTPNESFKPAPGSKTQLKHNQRALATVVEHHQAPEENDEPDYLEPVDDGKTVKNENVFSFVEGSTFHIEKKNCKACT from the exons ATGGGAGAATACG TTCACATTCGCTTGAGAAGTTCATCTCTTGCCTACGCCGGACGAGTGGAGATTAGCAAAGACGGCGAGAACTGGGGCACGATTTGTGATCAAGACTGGGACTTAAATGACGCGCTTGTTATCTGTAGGCAGCTGACCTATTCCTTTGCAGAAGCCGCGGTCCCAATGGCTGGTTTTGGTAAAGGCTCCGGTTCAATATTCATCAGAGATATAGATTGTAAAGGGAGTGAATCGACAATATTACAGTGTAAACACGATAGCTGGGAAAGCCATGACATCAACAAGTCATGTGACCACAGCATGGACGTTGGGGTCCTGTGTTCACCTCCGAACAAAA TGTTTTCGACGACACTTCTGATAACCGTCCTGGTGTGCGGTATGGCTCTGTCATATATTCTCAATATCTGGTTAACTTACTACATTTGCTGCAAGACGAAAAGGAGGAGAAAACGCCATTTGACTTTAGTACAGCAGAATAAGGCTCTTGCACGAATAACAGCATCCCAAGGTAGATTGGAAAATCTGGCTTTTGAACACGATCTAGATGAAAATAACTCACAACCGGGTAATCAGGAAGATCCCGGACAGAAAGGGATAGATGATACTCCGCCGAAAAAAGCCTCTCAAGTGCAGCATGCTCCGAATAGTGATAACGCTGGTtggcaagaagaagaagaagaaccacATGTCTATCAGAGAATAGAGTCGTGCTTGTCCAATCCGCCCATAACAAACTACAGTTTAATTTCGGAAACCGATGGCCATCGCCCCTCTGTCAAGCAACCAATAACGCAAACGCCACCAAAATCGACGTACCAGCCTCTTTCTCCACAATTAAGAGCGAAAACGAAGAACGACAAGAAAGGTGACAATCAGCAAAATATCAACTTGTACCAGCAACTACAGTTAAAGAACGAGGAATCCCAGTCCTCCTCTGCCATGCATGATAACGGGAATAGGATAAATGACACAAGCTTCCCTGATTACATAGAAATTATAAGTGATGAAGAATTCGCGAACATCACCAAAGAAACGACAACTCCATTATTCGAAACAGAGGTTACCAAAACGACTCCAAATGAATCGTTCAAACCAGCACCAGGCTCAAAGACTCAACTTAAACACAACCAAAGGGCGCTTGCTACAGTCGTAGAGCACCATCAGGCACCCGAAGAAAACGATGAACCGGATTACTTGGAGCCTGTGGATGATGGTAAGACTGTAAAAAATGAGAACGTCTTCAGCTTCGTTGAGGGTAGCACATTCCACATTGAGAAGAAAAATTGCAAAGCTTGCACTTAG
- the LOC138051266 gene encoding uncharacterized protein isoform X1: MKGLFPTILIFIAAARARKNHSEFLGTKVHIRLRSSSLAYAGRVEISKDGENWGTICDQDWDLNDALVICRQLTYSFAEAAVPMAGFGKGSGSIFIRDIDCKGSESTILQCKHDSWESHDINKSCDHSMDVGVLCSPPNKMFSTTLLITVLVCGMALSYILNIWLTYYICCKTKRRRKRHLTLVQQNKALARITASQGRLENLAFEHDLDENNSQPGNQEDPGQKGIDDTPPKKASQVQHAPNSDNAGWQEEEEEPHVYQRIESCLSNPPITNYSLISETDGHRPSVKQPITQTPPKSTYQPLSPQLRAKTKNDKKGDNQQNINLYQQLQLKNEESQSSSAMHDNGNRINDTSFPDYIEIISDEEFANITKETTTPLFETEVTKTTPNESFKPAPGSKTQLKHNQRALATVVEHHQAPEENDEPDYLEPVDDGKTVKNENVFSFVEGSTFHIEKKNCKACT, encoded by the exons ATGAAGGGGTTATTCCCCACGATTCTTATCTTCATTGCTGCCGCCAGAGCAAGAAAGAACCACAGTGAATTTCTGGGGACAAAAG TTCACATTCGCTTGAGAAGTTCATCTCTTGCCTACGCCGGACGAGTGGAGATTAGCAAAGACGGCGAGAACTGGGGCACGATTTGTGATCAAGACTGGGACTTAAATGACGCGCTTGTTATCTGTAGGCAGCTGACCTATTCCTTTGCAGAAGCCGCGGTCCCAATGGCTGGTTTTGGTAAAGGCTCCGGTTCAATATTCATCAGAGATATAGATTGTAAAGGGAGTGAATCGACAATATTACAGTGTAAACACGATAGCTGGGAAAGCCATGACATCAACAAGTCATGTGACCACAGCATGGACGTTGGGGTCCTGTGTTCACCTCCGAACAAAA TGTTTTCGACGACACTTCTGATAACCGTCCTGGTGTGCGGTATGGCTCTGTCATATATTCTCAATATCTGGTTAACTTACTACATTTGCTGCAAGACGAAAAGGAGGAGAAAACGCCATTTGACTTTAGTACAGCAGAATAAGGCTCTTGCACGAATAACAGCATCCCAAGGTAGATTGGAAAATCTGGCTTTTGAACACGATCTAGATGAAAATAACTCACAACCGGGTAATCAGGAAGATCCCGGACAGAAAGGGATAGATGATACTCCGCCGAAAAAAGCCTCTCAAGTGCAGCATGCTCCGAATAGTGATAACGCTGGTtggcaagaagaagaagaagaaccacATGTCTATCAGAGAATAGAGTCGTGCTTGTCCAATCCGCCCATAACAAACTACAGTTTAATTTCGGAAACCGATGGCCATCGCCCCTCTGTCAAGCAACCAATAACGCAAACGCCACCAAAATCGACGTACCAGCCTCTTTCTCCACAATTAAGAGCGAAAACGAAGAACGACAAGAAAGGTGACAATCAGCAAAATATCAACTTGTACCAGCAACTACAGTTAAAGAACGAGGAATCCCAGTCCTCCTCTGCCATGCATGATAACGGGAATAGGATAAATGACACAAGCTTCCCTGATTACATAGAAATTATAAGTGATGAAGAATTCGCGAACATCACCAAAGAAACGACAACTCCATTATTCGAAACAGAGGTTACCAAAACGACTCCAAATGAATCGTTCAAACCAGCACCAGGCTCAAAGACTCAACTTAAACACAACCAAAGGGCGCTTGCTACAGTCGTAGAGCACCATCAGGCACCCGAAGAAAACGATGAACCGGATTACTTGGAGCCTGTGGATGATGGTAAGACTGTAAAAAATGAGAACGTCTTCAGCTTCGTTGAGGGTAGCACATTCCACATTGAGAAGAAAAATTGCAAAGCTTGCACTTAG
- the LOC138051266 gene encoding uncharacterized protein isoform X3 has translation MKGLFPTILIFIAAARARKNHSEFLGTKVHIRLRSSSLAYAGRVEISKDGENWGTICDQDWDLNDALVICRQLTYSFAEAAVPMAGFVFSTTLLITVLVCGMALSYILNIWLTYYICCKTKRRRKRHLTLVQQNKALARITASQGRLENLAFEHDLDENNSQPGNQEDPGQKGIDDTPPKKASQVQHAPNSDNAGWQEEEEEPHVYQRIESCLSNPPITNYSLISETDGHRPSVKQPITQTPPKSTYQPLSPQLRAKTKNDKKGDNQQNINLYQQLQLKNEESQSSSAMHDNGNRINDTSFPDYIEIISDEEFANITKETTTPLFETEVTKTTPNESFKPAPGSKTQLKHNQRALATVVEHHQAPEENDEPDYLEPVDDGKTVKNENVFSFVEGSTFHIEKKNCKACT, from the exons ATGAAGGGGTTATTCCCCACGATTCTTATCTTCATTGCTGCCGCCAGAGCAAGAAAGAACCACAGTGAATTTCTGGGGACAAAAG TTCACATTCGCTTGAGAAGTTCATCTCTTGCCTACGCCGGACGAGTGGAGATTAGCAAAGACGGCGAGAACTGGGGCACGATTTGTGATCAAGACTGGGACTTAAATGACGCGCTTGTTATCTGTAGGCAGCTGACCTATTCCTTTGCAGAAGCCGCGGTCCCAATGGCTGGTTTTG TGTTTTCGACGACACTTCTGATAACCGTCCTGGTGTGCGGTATGGCTCTGTCATATATTCTCAATATCTGGTTAACTTACTACATTTGCTGCAAGACGAAAAGGAGGAGAAAACGCCATTTGACTTTAGTACAGCAGAATAAGGCTCTTGCACGAATAACAGCATCCCAAGGTAGATTGGAAAATCTGGCTTTTGAACACGATCTAGATGAAAATAACTCACAACCGGGTAATCAGGAAGATCCCGGACAGAAAGGGATAGATGATACTCCGCCGAAAAAAGCCTCTCAAGTGCAGCATGCTCCGAATAGTGATAACGCTGGTtggcaagaagaagaagaagaaccacATGTCTATCAGAGAATAGAGTCGTGCTTGTCCAATCCGCCCATAACAAACTACAGTTTAATTTCGGAAACCGATGGCCATCGCCCCTCTGTCAAGCAACCAATAACGCAAACGCCACCAAAATCGACGTACCAGCCTCTTTCTCCACAATTAAGAGCGAAAACGAAGAACGACAAGAAAGGTGACAATCAGCAAAATATCAACTTGTACCAGCAACTACAGTTAAAGAACGAGGAATCCCAGTCCTCCTCTGCCATGCATGATAACGGGAATAGGATAAATGACACAAGCTTCCCTGATTACATAGAAATTATAAGTGATGAAGAATTCGCGAACATCACCAAAGAAACGACAACTCCATTATTCGAAACAGAGGTTACCAAAACGACTCCAAATGAATCGTTCAAACCAGCACCAGGCTCAAAGACTCAACTTAAACACAACCAAAGGGCGCTTGCTACAGTCGTAGAGCACCATCAGGCACCCGAAGAAAACGATGAACCGGATTACTTGGAGCCTGTGGATGATGGTAAGACTGTAAAAAATGAGAACGTCTTCAGCTTCGTTGAGGGTAGCACATTCCACATTGAGAAGAAAAATTGCAAAGCTTGCACTTAG